In uncultured Bacteroides sp., one genomic interval encodes:
- a CDS encoding plasmid maintenance system antidote protein → MSINRNNMLPKIEKIKGVHPGAVLRRELQRRGIESKQFALSLGEYPQTINAISKCRRGINPALSIKLGHALNTDDEYFTLLQAYYDIEKERSILLENQAKPNLTKIRKILFWDTDINKIDWQKHKKVVIKRIFERGNDSEIKEIIAFYGKETIIGELKLISQFLPALSVNADKYLGLTLTFTYGSHKIT, encoded by the coding sequence GTGTCTATTAATAGAAATAATATGTTACCTAAGATAGAAAAAATAAAAGGGGTTCATCCGGGAGCAGTACTTAGAAGGGAATTGCAAAGAAGAGGGATAGAGAGTAAACAATTTGCTCTTTCTTTGGGAGAGTACCCTCAAACAATCAATGCTATAAGTAAATGCAGAAGAGGCATAAACCCTGCTTTATCTATTAAATTAGGTCATGCTTTGAACACTGATGATGAATATTTTACTTTGCTACAGGCTTATTATGATATCGAAAAAGAACGTAGTATATTACTTGAGAATCAAGCAAAGCCTAACCTTACTAAAATCCGTAAGATTCTCTTTTGGGACACAGACATAAACAAAATTGACTGGCAAAAACATAAAAAGGTAGTAATCAAAAGGATATTTGAAAGGGGAAATGATTCTGAAATAAAGGAAATTATAGCATTTTATGGAAAGGAAACAATTATCGGAGAATTAAAATTAATCTCTCAGTTCTTGCCTGCTCTTTCTGTGAATGCAGATAAATATTTAGGCCTTACTTTAACTTTCACTTATGGATCACACAAAATTACATAA
- a CDS encoding N-acetylmuramoyl-L-alanine amidase — translation MREINLIVIHCTATRSNLPFTQADLERSHRERGFNGIGYHYYIRRDGSIKSTRPLDKVGAHARGYNAHSIGICYEGGLNALGKPADTRTEWQRHSLRVLLLTLLRDYPGCRIVGHRDLSPDLDGDGVIESHEWLKACPCFDAGKEYSSLK, via the coding sequence ATGAGAGAGATTAACCTGATAGTGATACACTGCACCGCCACCCGCTCCAACCTACCCTTTACCCAGGCCGACCTTGAGCGAAGCCACAGGGAAAGAGGCTTCAACGGCATCGGTTACCATTACTACATCCGCCGGGATGGCAGTATAAAAAGTACCCGCCCGCTGGACAAAGTCGGAGCGCATGCCAGGGGATATAATGCCCACAGCATAGGCATCTGTTACGAGGGAGGCTTAAATGCACTGGGAAAACCGGCAGACACCCGCACCGAATGGCAACGCCACTCACTCCGTGTGCTGCTCCTCACCCTACTCAGGGACTACCCCGGTTGCAGAATAGTGGGTCATCGCGACCTCAGTCCGGACCTCGATGGCGATGGTGTTATTGAGAGCCATGAGTGGCTGAAGGCTTGTCCTTGCTTTGACGCTGGCAAGGAGTACAGCTCTCTTAAATAG
- a CDS encoding ATP-binding protein: MIELINSIRKYNFWDANSVDTGYRRTTYTDKIGQYIGNKLIKVLVGQRRAGKSYILRQIASKLISQGVKSENILYINKEYMELITLRSVIELEELYKTYLQELKPQGKVYLFIDEIQYIEGWERFVNSHSQDFAEPCELFISGSNSNLLSGELATLLSGRYVKFEVFPFSYTEYCGITEQEVGINSYKKYLQSGALPELFNLSGDEMKQNYVSSIKDTVMLRDIVGRYKVKDIKLLDDLFVYLVNSAANIVSVTNIINFFASKKRKTNYETLSTYITYLENSFLVHRAERYNIKGKDTISGNCKFYLNDLSYRNYLYSGYGYGLGYLLENAVYLSLRRAGYQVYVGTIKDAEVDFVAIKGDRKLYLQVTLQLTEEQTVEREYRSLKLIDDNFDKYVVSMDDYKIPTNEGIEHLSAWNLDKVLASL, encoded by the coding sequence ATGATTGAATTAATAAACTCCATCAGAAAGTATAATTTCTGGGATGCCAACTCTGTTGATACAGGTTACAGACGTACAACCTATACCGACAAAATCGGGCAATACATTGGCAATAAATTAATTAAAGTATTGGTTGGACAACGCCGTGCAGGCAAAAGTTATATTTTGCGCCAAATAGCATCTAAGCTAATCTCTCAAGGGGTTAAGAGCGAGAATATACTCTACATAAATAAAGAGTATATGGAGCTTATAACACTACGGAGTGTTATTGAGTTAGAGGAACTATACAAAACATATCTTCAGGAGTTAAAACCACAGGGTAAAGTCTACCTTTTCATTGATGAAATACAATATATTGAAGGGTGGGAACGATTTGTAAACTCCCATTCACAAGATTTCGCCGAACCTTGTGAACTATTCATTAGTGGTTCAAACTCCAATCTACTATCGGGTGAGTTGGCAACTCTTTTGTCTGGCCGTTATGTCAAGTTTGAGGTGTTTCCATTTAGCTATACAGAGTATTGTGGAATCACGGAGCAGGAAGTGGGTATTAACAGTTATAAAAAATATCTTCAAAGCGGAGCTTTGCCTGAACTCTTTAACTTGTCCGGCGATGAAATGAAACAGAACTATGTATCTTCAATTAAAGATACTGTTATGTTGCGAGATATTGTGGGAAGATACAAAGTTAAAGATATCAAACTGTTGGATGACCTGTTTGTCTATTTGGTAAATAGCGCTGCAAACATCGTGTCGGTTACAAACATCATAAATTTCTTTGCATCAAAAAAAAGAAAAACCAACTACGAAACATTATCAACATATATAACCTATCTTGAGAACTCTTTTTTAGTCCATCGTGCAGAGAGATATAATATCAAGGGCAAGGATACCATTTCAGGCAACTGTAAATTCTACCTCAATGATTTAAGCTATCGCAACTATCTTTATTCGGGGTATGGCTATGGTCTTGGTTATCTTCTGGAAAACGCTGTCTATTTAAGTTTAAGGCGTGCAGGATATCAGGTTTATGTGGGAACAATCAAAGATGCAGAGGTTGATTTCGTTGCTATTAAGGGTGATAGAAAACTATACTTACAAGTTACACTTCAATTAACAGAAGAACAGACTGTCGAAAGAGAATATCGTTCATTGAAACTCATAGATGATAATTTTGATAAATATGTGGTGAGTATGGACGACTATAAAATCCCCACAAACGAGGGAATTGAACATCTATCAGCATGGAATTTAGACAAAGTTCTGGCATCTTTGTAA
- a CDS encoding DUF4248 domain-containing protein, translating into MKAYGKAELAMLYNPQMCTREALRTLTRWMLRNEQLYRELLIIGYKKTCKIFTPKEVAVITHYLGEP; encoded by the coding sequence GTGAAAGCCTATGGAAAAGCCGAACTGGCAATGTTGTATAATCCGCAAATGTGTACGCGGGAAGCACTGCGTACACTAACCAGATGGATGTTACGGAACGAACAGCTGTACAGAGAGCTGCTTATTATAGGCTATAAAAAGACCTGTAAGATTTTTACACCAAAAGAAGTAGCAGTAATCACACACTACCTGGGAGAGCCGTAA
- a CDS encoding cellulase family glycosylhydrolase, protein MKKITLLFTGIVLTVLISVVKAQTPFSRGVNLTEWFQTSSAHNIQFSKYTKKDFVNIKSLGCDVIRLPINLFYMTNGNPDYTVDPLFYDFLDQAVNWAEELHIYLILDNHSTDDIASKNPNLETALTKVWTQMALHYKDRSSYILYEVLNEPHGLSTAAWGAIQQKAITAIRNVDTKHTIVVGPSGWNTYNELNQLPYYTDTNLLYTFHFYDPFVFTHQGASWPSPSMTSLANVPFPYNASAMPTVPADLAGTWVAGSLKNYSNEGTVAKVKSLIDIAVAFKTARNVNLYCGEFGVYIPNSNNTDRAYWYGQVSSYLQSKGIVWTTWDYQGGFGLFNKGSNQQFNYDVNVPLLNALGLSVPPQQVFTQKPDSVGFNIYSDYTGENMLESGGGSGAATDFYSDSKPNNGKYCLSWSGSNRYGSVGVDFVPDKDLSKLRVQNYALSMLVRGNTPGTKFDLRFMDTKKDASDHPWRMNFTIDENTVKWDGKWHKVFIPLTRFVDGGSWDNAWFNPIGAFDWSATDRFEIVAEQMSMAGKSLWFDNIQISNIDSAQVYESSVFTDIRKMQSDNLLLRVFPNPVQNSTAISYTLSDDEKVDVGIYNLNGQKVRSLLSARQSSGNHLLVWNADSDGGGRLSKGLYFCRVIISGQIAVAKVIVL, encoded by the coding sequence ATGAAGAAAATTACATTGTTATTTACAGGCATTGTGCTAACTGTATTAATCTCGGTTGTAAAGGCTCAAACTCCGTTTTCCAGAGGTGTAAACCTTACTGAATGGTTTCAAACATCTTCTGCTCACAATATTCAGTTCTCTAAATATACAAAGAAGGATTTTGTTAATATCAAAAGTCTGGGATGTGACGTAATCCGACTTCCTATTAATCTGTTTTACATGACCAACGGAAATCCTGATTATACAGTGGATCCTTTGTTTTATGACTTTTTGGATCAGGCGGTAAACTGGGCTGAAGAGTTACATATTTACCTGATTCTGGATAATCATTCCACCGATGATATTGCCAGCAAGAACCCTAATCTGGAGACTGCGCTTACAAAGGTGTGGACTCAAATGGCTTTGCATTACAAGGATCGCTCTTCTTATATTTTATACGAGGTTTTGAATGAGCCCCATGGATTGTCGACAGCTGCTTGGGGAGCTATTCAGCAAAAAGCAATTACTGCCATCAGGAATGTTGATACCAAACATACTATTGTGGTTGGCCCCTCGGGTTGGAATACTTATAATGAGTTGAATCAGTTGCCATACTATACTGATACGAACTTATTGTATACTTTCCATTTTTACGATCCGTTTGTCTTTACGCATCAGGGTGCCAGCTGGCCATCTCCGTCTATGACTTCCCTCGCCAATGTGCCTTTTCCATATAATGCATCGGCTATGCCAACTGTTCCTGCCGATCTTGCCGGTACGTGGGTGGCCGGTTCGCTCAAAAATTATTCGAATGAAGGTACGGTTGCTAAAGTTAAGTCGCTGATTGATATTGCTGTGGCTTTTAAAACGGCACGTAATGTAAATCTGTATTGTGGTGAGTTTGGTGTGTATATTCCAAATAGCAATAATACCGACAGGGCGTATTGGTATGGACAGGTGAGCAGTTATCTACAGTCTAAAGGTATTGTCTGGACTACATGGGATTATCAGGGAGGTTTTGGATTGTTTAACAAGGGCTCCAATCAGCAATTCAATTATGATGTGAATGTGCCGTTGCTCAATGCTCTTGGTCTGTCTGTTCCTCCGCAGCAGGTTTTTACGCAGAAACCCGACTCGGTGGGGTTTAATATCTACTCTGATTATACGGGAGAAAATATGCTTGAATCGGGTGGTGGCAGTGGGGCTGCAACCGATTTTTATTCCGATAGCAAGCCGAACAACGGGAAGTATTGCCTGAGCTGGAGTGGTAGCAATCGATATGGATCTGTGGGGGTGGATTTTGTGCCCGACAAGGATTTGTCGAAGCTGAGAGTGCAAAATTATGCTTTGAGTATGCTTGTCAGAGGAAATACTCCGGGTACTAAATTTGACCTTCGGTTTATGGATACTAAGAAGGATGCTTCGGACCATCCGTGGCGCATGAATTTCACAATAGACGAAAATACCGTGAAATGGGATGGTAAATGGCATAAGGTGTTTATTCCACTTACCCGTTTTGTAGATGGTGGTTCGTGGGACAATGCATGGTTTAATCCAATAGGGGCATTTGACTGGAGCGCAACGGATAGGTTTGAAATTGTGGCCGAACAAATGAGTATGGCGGGTAAATCACTGTGGTTTGATAATATTCAGATTAGCAATATTGATAGTGCGCAAGTTTATGAATCGTCCGTTTTTACTGATATCAGGAAAATGCAGTCGGATAATTTACTTCTGAGAGTTTTTCCTAACCCTGTGCAAAACTCAACTGCGATAAGCTATACTCTTTCTGATGATGAAAAAGTGGATGTTGGCATTTACAACCTGAACGGACAAAAAGTAAGATCGCTTTTAAGTGCCCGGCAGTCATCGGGCAATCATCTGTTAGTCTGGAATGCAGATTCGGATGGCGGAGGCCGACTTTCTAAAGGACTTTATTTTTGCCGGGTTATAATTTCGGGGCAAATTGCTGTAGCGAAGGTTATTGTTTTGTAA
- a CDS encoding Fic family protein, whose product MAAIQEKLAESLKVLQNLQNESGFAIVKSSKISRTHMKRLVSNGFLQEVMKGWYISARPDSAPGDTTNWYTSYWYFITEYCNSRFGKNWCLTPDHSLSIYSGNWVVPAQVIIRSPQGANNVVKLMHKTSLLDIKVSLANSIYTEPRFGLNLYSLPEALIECSPDFFKLDSITARTCLLLIPDASDLLNILLEKGQSTKAGRLAGAFRNIGHTVAADEIIDTMKSLGYDIREEDPFKDKTTISYSRITSPYVARLKLMWSNMREAVIANFLETNNVYTDVNACMKNIEAQYKLDAYHSLSIEGYRVTDYLIEKVKSGNWQPDANSNDAEQKNAMAARGYYQAFESVKGSIKRILEGENPGEVIDNDHRTWYRELFAPSVTAGILKPTDLAGYRTGQVYIRGSLHTPLNPEAVRDAMPVLFELLKKEQDARVRAVLGHFIFVYIHPYMDGNGRMGRFLMNAMLISGGYNWTIVPVERRQEYMKTIEKGSVDGDITDFTLFIASLLK is encoded by the coding sequence ATGGCAGCAATTCAGGAAAAACTAGCGGAATCTTTGAAGGTATTACAAAATTTGCAGAACGAGAGTGGTTTTGCAATCGTAAAGTCTTCAAAAATCTCAAGAACTCACATGAAGAGATTGGTTTCCAATGGCTTTCTTCAAGAGGTGATGAAAGGATGGTATATTTCTGCCCGTCCAGACAGCGCTCCCGGTGACACAACGAATTGGTACACTTCGTACTGGTATTTCATTACTGAGTATTGCAATTCACGTTTTGGCAAAAATTGGTGTTTAACACCGGATCATTCTTTATCCATATATAGTGGCAATTGGGTTGTTCCAGCTCAGGTTATTATCCGCTCACCCCAAGGAGCGAATAATGTAGTAAAACTTATGCATAAGACGTCACTACTGGATATTAAAGTATCTTTAGCCAATTCAATTTATACAGAACCACGATTTGGCTTAAATCTTTATTCTTTGCCGGAGGCGTTAATAGAATGCAGCCCTGATTTTTTCAAGTTAGATAGCATTACTGCACGTACTTGCTTGTTGTTAATTCCAGATGCCTCAGATTTATTGAATATTCTGTTAGAGAAAGGACAAAGCACAAAGGCAGGACGACTTGCCGGAGCTTTCCGCAATATAGGACATACGGTAGCGGCCGATGAAATTATTGACACAATGAAAAGTCTTGGATACGATATTCGTGAAGAAGATCCATTTAAAGATAAAACAACCATCTCCTATTCTCGTATAACATCACCTTATGTTGCCCGATTAAAACTTATGTGGAGTAATATGCGTGAAGCTGTGATAGCTAATTTCCTTGAGACAAATAATGTATATACTGATGTAAATGCTTGCATGAAGAATATTGAGGCTCAATACAAATTGGATGCATACCACTCACTTTCAATTGAAGGCTATCGGGTAACGGACTACCTTATCGAAAAAGTAAAAAGTGGAAATTGGCAACCGGATGCCAATTCCAATGATGCGGAACAGAAAAATGCAATGGCCGCCCGTGGTTACTATCAGGCTTTTGAATCGGTAAAAGGTAGTATAAAACGCATATTGGAAGGTGAAAATCCAGGAGAGGTCATAGATAACGATCATAGGACATGGTATCGAGAACTTTTTGCTCCAAGTGTTACTGCCGGAATCTTAAAGCCAACCGATTTAGCTGGATATCGTACTGGGCAAGTTTATATTCGTGGTTCACTGCATACACCTCTAAACCCTGAAGCAGTACGAGATGCAATGCCTGTCCTTTTCGAATTGCTTAAAAAGGAACAGGATGCACGTGTCCGTGCAGTATTAGGTCATTTTATATTTGTATATATTCACCCTTACATGGATGGCAATGGCAGGATGGGACGTTTTTTGATGAATGCCATGTTAATATCCGGCGGATACAATTGGACTATAGTCCCTGTTGAAAGACGCCAAGAATACATGAAAACCATAGAAAAAGGAAGTGTTGATGGGGATATTACTGACTTCACATTATTTATTGCCTCATTATTAAAGTGA
- a CDS encoding ATP-binding protein yields the protein MKFYNREEELSELKRIQSLAFEENSRLTVVTGRRRIGKTSLIVKATEGTPTIYLFVGRKNETALVNEFLPIINQSLATYVPEGIQTFRSLFQYIMEVGTHQSFNLIIDEFQEFYNINKSVFSDMQNIWDQYRKRSKVNLIVSGSIYSLMHKIFQDEKEPLFGRADNILKLYPFKLSVLKEIMTDYLPTYTNDDLLALYTFTGGVPKYIELFCDNRALTVGEMIQFMVRDNSPFTDEGKNLLIEEFGKNYATYFSILGAMASSRNTQSEIETALGGISIGGYLKRLEEDYNVITRIRPILSKEGTQAVRFVIKDNFLRFWFKYIDRNRSYIEIKNFASLRKLIEDDYPTYTGKVLEAYFKQKFAESFEFREIGSWWETKGNQYELDIVALKTEKNSAVVAEVKRQRKEFKPELLESKIKHLREKVMPRYKIEAICLSMDDM from the coding sequence ATGAAATTCTACAACCGAGAAGAAGAACTGAGCGAGCTGAAAAGAATTCAGTCACTGGCATTTGAAGAGAACTCCCGTCTTACAGTTGTTACAGGCAGACGCCGCATTGGTAAGACTAGTCTGATAGTCAAAGCAACCGAAGGAACGCCAACCATATATCTCTTCGTAGGCCGCAAGAATGAAACAGCTCTTGTTAATGAATTTTTACCCATTATAAATCAGTCTCTTGCCACTTATGTTCCGGAAGGAATACAAACATTCCGTTCGCTCTTTCAATATATCATGGAGGTGGGTACGCATCAATCTTTCAATCTTATAATTGATGAGTTTCAGGAATTCTACAATATCAATAAGTCTGTATTCAGCGATATGCAGAATATATGGGATCAATACCGTAAACGCTCAAAGGTGAATCTTATTGTAAGCGGCTCCATCTACTCCCTTATGCACAAAATATTTCAGGATGAAAAAGAGCCTTTATTTGGGCGGGCAGACAATATCCTGAAGCTCTATCCATTTAAGTTGAGTGTTCTGAAGGAAATAATGACCGATTACCTCCCTACGTATACCAACGACGATTTGCTGGCCCTGTACACCTTTACCGGAGGAGTTCCCAAGTATATAGAGCTATTCTGTGATAACCGTGCTCTTACGGTGGGGGAGATGATACAGTTTATGGTGCGCGACAATTCTCCCTTTACTGATGAAGGAAAAAATTTGCTTATAGAAGAGTTTGGGAAAAATTATGCAACCTATTTCTCTATTCTTGGTGCAATGGCAAGTTCCAGAAATACCCAGTCGGAAATTGAAACCGCATTAGGAGGAATCAGTATAGGTGGTTATCTGAAAAGGCTGGAAGAAGATTACAACGTAATAACCCGCATACGTCCCATCCTCTCAAAGGAGGGTACACAGGCAGTACGTTTTGTTATAAAAGACAATTTCCTGCGGTTCTGGTTTAAATACATTGATAGAAACCGTTCGTATATAGAGATTAAAAACTTCGCCTCCCTACGGAAACTGATAGAAGATGATTACCCCACCTATACGGGGAAAGTGCTGGAAGCCTATTTCAAACAAAAATTCGCAGAAAGCTTTGAGTTTCGCGAAATAGGATCATGGTGGGAAACAAAAGGTAATCAATACGAGCTGGACATTGTGGCCCTGAAAACAGAAAAAAACAGTGCCGTTGTAGCAGAAGTTAAACGACAGCGCAAGGAATTTAAACCGGAATTATTGGAAAGCAAAATAAAGCATCTCAGAGAAAAAGTAATGCCCAGGTATAAAATTGAAGCAATATGTCTTTCTATGGATGATATGTAG
- a CDS encoding VapE domain-containing protein codes for MENMSKMSYIINHSKIVSQITMEETVAEIRSEKHKAKTEQIRQLSDAGETEGANRLKGTLPGCTPAGTFLGRRKAECISEYASRIVLDVDGVKPEQFDEICRKIEADRHTHVRYASPKRGVKIIVRGEPLVMDDAAGLTQQEKAAVINEYHLRLFRSLVPYYEALTGVKIDTSGSDVPRITYLCYDPEAYYNPDSVLFPLSASAPEAGAHGGKRGAGTRGTKKERTGDFPAESNKGKSELTKKSCSMLFRALQMQLQRSKKYEPGNRNNFLFTLACKCNEAGIPEDALFNLMANSYDDIATQELDTIIDSAYSNTENHGIHPLSRQAIRVLYAQCHLKQRYEFRFNEIKGVLEYRPNKPEAEFEAVDDRIRNSLWVELSEHGSECSTDQLYSILNSDFSPSFNPLKEYFCNLPAWNGKDNIREFASRVKTTRQDHWLYCFEKWICAMVAAVVKPNVQNHTVVILEGTQSLGKTTFVRSILPPTLREYYCEDKINTESKDDMIKVFQSLLINTEEIEAMSGRELNQYKALITRATMNIRLPYDRIMKIRKRIASFIATTNLLDILTDRTGNRRYLCFETLSFDNDTAVDYEQLYAHVMHKLMVEDFRYWFTREESVKVNKHNQNFMQQTLEEEFIATNIRKPLAGDKISYITASQIAILIKTRTGLVLNHGGKVNIGRILSDQEYERIAAKGGVYKYVVHVISYEEVTLNQHIKDEVEKEPDATQQELDYNTPVM; via the coding sequence ATGGAAAACATGAGCAAGATGAGTTACATCATCAACCACTCAAAAATTGTATCCCAGATCACCATGGAAGAAACCGTGGCAGAGATCAGAAGTGAAAAACACAAAGCAAAAACAGAGCAGATCAGGCAACTGAGCGATGCAGGCGAGACCGAGGGGGCCAACCGCCTGAAAGGTACGCTGCCGGGCTGCACTCCCGCCGGCACTTTCCTGGGAAGGAGAAAGGCGGAGTGTATCAGTGAGTACGCATCACGTATCGTGCTGGATGTTGACGGCGTGAAGCCGGAACAGTTCGATGAGATTTGCCGTAAAATTGAAGCGGACAGGCATACCCACGTGCGGTATGCCAGTCCCAAGCGGGGAGTAAAGATCATTGTGCGGGGCGAACCGCTGGTTATGGATGATGCCGCCGGACTCACGCAGCAAGAGAAGGCAGCGGTGATAAACGAGTATCACCTGCGCCTGTTCCGCTCACTGGTGCCCTATTACGAAGCACTGACAGGCGTGAAGATCGACACCTCGGGAAGTGATGTGCCGCGCATCACCTACCTGTGCTATGATCCGGAAGCTTATTACAACCCGGACTCCGTGCTCTTCCCCCTCTCTGCCTCTGCACCGGAGGCGGGGGCACACGGCGGAAAAAGAGGCGCAGGGACCCGCGGAACAAAAAAGGAGCGTACAGGAGATTTCCCCGCAGAGAGTAACAAGGGAAAGAGTGAGCTGACGAAGAAGTCGTGCAGTATGCTGTTTCGTGCACTCCAGATGCAGCTGCAACGGAGTAAGAAATATGAACCCGGCAATCGGAATAACTTCCTGTTCACCCTGGCATGCAAGTGCAACGAGGCAGGAATACCCGAGGATGCACTCTTCAACCTCATGGCAAACAGTTACGATGACATTGCCACACAGGAATTGGACACCATTATAGACAGCGCATACAGCAATACGGAGAATCACGGCATCCATCCGCTCTCCCGTCAGGCCATCCGTGTACTCTATGCACAGTGCCACCTCAAGCAGCGGTATGAATTCCGGTTCAACGAAATCAAGGGAGTACTGGAGTATCGGCCCAACAAGCCCGAAGCCGAATTTGAGGCGGTGGACGACCGCATCCGTAACTCCCTCTGGGTAGAGCTCTCCGAGCACGGATCGGAATGTTCTACAGATCAGCTCTACTCCATCCTCAATTCCGACTTCAGCCCGTCATTCAACCCGCTGAAGGAGTACTTCTGCAATCTGCCCGCCTGGAACGGCAAGGACAACATCCGGGAGTTTGCCTCGCGGGTAAAAACCACCCGGCAAGATCACTGGCTATACTGCTTCGAGAAATGGATTTGTGCCATGGTGGCAGCGGTGGTGAAGCCCAATGTGCAGAATCACACTGTGGTTATCCTCGAGGGCACACAGAGCCTGGGTAAAACCACTTTCGTGCGCAGCATACTGCCGCCTACTCTCCGTGAGTATTATTGCGAGGACAAAATAAACACCGAGAGCAAGGACGACATGATCAAGGTGTTTCAGAGTCTGCTTATCAACACGGAGGAGATTGAGGCGATGAGCGGGCGCGAGCTGAACCAGTATAAGGCCCTCATCACCCGTGCCACGATGAACATCCGCCTGCCGTATGACCGTATTATGAAGATACGTAAACGCATAGCCTCGTTTATTGCCACCACCAATCTGCTGGATATCCTGACGGACAGAACCGGGAACCGCCGTTACCTCTGCTTCGAGACACTGAGTTTCGACAATGACACAGCCGTGGATTACGAGCAGCTCTATGCCCACGTAATGCACAAGCTCATGGTAGAGGACTTTCGCTACTGGTTTACCAGGGAAGAGTCGGTAAAGGTGAACAAGCACAATCAAAACTTTATGCAGCAAACTTTAGAGGAGGAGTTTATCGCCACCAACATTCGTAAGCCACTTGCGGGAGACAAGATTTCCTATATCACAGCGAGCCAAATTGCCATACTAATTAAAACCCGGACTGGTCTGGTCCTCAATCATGGGGGAAAGGTAAACATCGGCCGGATATTGAGCGACCAGGAGTACGAGCGCATAGCGGCAAAGGGAGGCGTTTATAAATACGTGGTGCATGTTATTAGTTATGAAGAGGTTACACTAAACCAACACATCAAGGATGAGGTAGAAAAAGAGCCCGATGCCACACAGCAGGAGTTAGATTACAACACCCCTGTAATGTAA
- a CDS encoding HU family DNA-binding protein has translation MAVRFSVVPKKNPSKISEPAKFYAQAQGHGDMNFDEICKDVDSRCTATPADVAAVLKALLTTMETSLGKSEIIRLGDFGTFQIAVSSTGAVTKEEFNSSLIKKARISFRPGKLLNKMLKTLEYTQVPKLPVKVTNGGNEVG, from the coding sequence ATGGCAGTAAGATTTTCTGTAGTTCCAAAAAAGAATCCTTCAAAAATTTCAGAACCCGCAAAGTTCTATGCACAAGCACAAGGTCACGGCGATATGAACTTCGACGAAATCTGTAAAGACGTTGACAGTCGCTGTACCGCTACACCGGCCGACGTGGCAGCCGTACTGAAAGCTTTGCTCACCACCATGGAGACATCACTTGGTAAAAGTGAGATCATCCGCTTGGGAGACTTCGGTACCTTCCAGATCGCGGTTAGCAGCACGGGGGCGGTGACCAAGGAAGAGTTCAACAGCTCCCTGATCAAAAAGGCACGCATCAGCTTTCGTCCGGGTAAGCTACTTAACAAGATGCTGAAAACGCTGGAGTATACCCAGGTACCTAAGTTACCGGTGAAGGTAACCAACGGCGGTAACGAAGTAGGTTAA